A part of Streptomyces sp. NBC_01497 genomic DNA contains:
- a CDS encoding ABC transporter permease, translated as MPSDTLPAAPGKPVPGAADGSRRRRRGSRSWLGTLPLLVFAAVCFGLPVGFVVYGALTTDQGGATHATGANLSTSLHGAYLGSLTGSVELSALTALIGCVLGMLIAQAVVTSRRGALRESVLTASGVLANFGGVPLAFAFVATLGISGVVTQIAHLGSAGWSLYSFPGLVVIYLYFLIPLMVLVSVPALDGLRPQWREAAQNAGATTGQFWRHVGIPVLAPTLLGGFVLLFGSAFAAYATAAALVGGSVPLVTLKIADALSGNVQVGQENVALALSADMIVIAGLVMAVYLPLQRRSTRWLH; from the coding sequence ATGCCGTCCGACACCCTGCCCGCCGCGCCGGGCAAGCCCGTACCGGGCGCCGCCGACGGCAGCCGCCGTCGGCGGCGGGGGTCGCGCTCCTGGCTCGGCACCCTCCCGCTGCTCGTGTTCGCCGCCGTCTGCTTCGGGCTGCCGGTCGGCTTCGTCGTGTACGGGGCGCTCACCACCGACCAGGGCGGCGCCACGCACGCGACCGGCGCCAACCTGTCGACGTCGCTGCACGGCGCCTACCTCGGTTCGCTGACCGGCAGCGTCGAACTGTCCGCGCTGACCGCCCTGATCGGCTGTGTGCTCGGCATGCTGATCGCGCAGGCCGTGGTCACCTCGCGGCGCGGCGCGCTGCGCGAGTCGGTGCTGACCGCGTCCGGCGTGCTCGCCAACTTCGGCGGTGTGCCGCTCGCGTTCGCGTTCGTCGCCACGCTCGGCATCTCGGGCGTCGTCACCCAGATCGCACACCTCGGCTCGGCCGGCTGGAGCCTCTACTCGTTCCCCGGTCTCGTCGTCATCTACCTGTACTTCCTCATCCCGCTGATGGTGCTCGTCTCCGTCCCCGCGCTGGACGGGCTGCGCCCGCAGTGGCGGGAGGCCGCGCAGAACGCGGGCGCCACCACCGGGCAGTTCTGGCGTCATGTCGGCATCCCGGTGCTCGCGCCCACCCTGCTCGGCGGCTTCGTGCTGCTGTTCGGCTCCGCGTTCGCCGCGTACGCCACCGCGGCCGCGCTGGTCGGCGGCTCCGTGCCGCTCGTCACGCTGAAGATCGCGGACGCGCTCTCCGGCAACGTCCAGGTCGGGCAGGAGAACGTGGCCCTCGCGCTCAGCGCGGACATGATCGTGATCGCCGGGCTCGTCATGGCGGTCTACCTGCCCCTCCAGCGACGGAGCACCCGATGGCTGCACTGA